The following DNA comes from Bacteroidales bacterium.
TCCATAAATTTTCTTAAGGATTGATGGATCGCTTCAGAGCTGTTTAATGGCCGGACTTGCCCCTGCTCCCCATCATACCGGGTAAGGATTTGTTCTTCATCAGCCATGAAATCGGCAATAGGCTCCAAACCAATATAGGAGAAGCAGTTCTCCAGGTGATGAAAGTCGGAGCTCTCCAACAGAACGGACCCTGAATACAGGTCTCTAAGCTTCAGATAGATGCTTACCGGGGTGGTGCTGTCGGCCAGCAAGGTTTGATGTTTGGTAACGACTTTTCTCTTCATTTTCGAGGGATTTTAAAATTAAAAAACCCACCCGGGAATTGCCGGATGGGTTTATAATCAATAACAGGCAGCCTTCCTCACGGGTATTGCGTAAGCGATTCAGGCCACCACCATTTTTCTAATATGTTGTTCGCTCGTTTCATTCTATATTGAGTTATATCAAAAAAAGGCCCACCGGGAGTCGGTGGGCCTTTTTTTTATTTTATCAGGCATAGCACGCTTCTCTCACGGTTTTCGTGGGATGTTGCGGTGCCACCACCAGCTATTGATATTAAACATATTGGTCTTCATAAATCGCTTTTCACTCTGTCGGCAAATATAGAAAAAAAAATGATAAAACTGCAAGCCCCTCCCAAAAACTTTTTTGCCGAAATCGTATAAAATATTATATGAAACCACTTTATACAACAGGATAATCTGTTTGAAAAAAGTAGGAACCCCTGAACTTTTTCCTCAAAAATATGTACCAATACATAAAAATATACCAATACATAGAAATGTTCCAATAGAGAAATGAACCAATAGAGATTAAACTTTTGCGACAACCTGCCCAGGAATCATCATGTAAAACGCTGAACTATGAAAATCATCCGGATAACAGGCAACCTCAGATCATTCTTTGCATTATTAGCCCTCACAAGCATTTTTCTGCTGGGTTCTTCTCTCCATATGTATGGCCAGTCGGGAACGATCGTGGTGGGCAACAAAAGCGGCAACACCGTCTCATTTATTGACCGTTCCACAGGCAAAACCATAACAACTCTGCCCACGGGCGTGCAGCCACATGAAGTAGAAGTTTCCGGCGGGGGACGTTGGGCAGTTGTAGCCAATTATGGCGACCGGGAAAATCCCGGCAATACACTATCCGTTTATAATGTGAAGCAGGCTAGCCAGGCACGAACCATCGAGCTCGGCAAAAACACCCGGCCTCACGGATTAGACTGGATACCAGGCACTTCAAAGATCCTGGTTACCACCGAAGGCAGTAAAAAATTGCTTGTGGTGGATGTGAAGGAGGGAGAAATATTAAAGGCCCTTGATACCCGCAGGGAAATATCGCATATGGTAGCTGTAACGCCCGATGGCCAGCGTGCTTTTGTATCCAGCATCCGCAGCGGTGATGTAACAGTATTCAGTTTACCCCGTGGTGAACGGCTTGCTCAGCTTTACAGCGGAAAGGGCGCAGAAGGCCTTGCCGTCTCACCCGACGGCAAGGAAGTCTGGGTAACCAACCGGGCCGACAATACCCTTGCTGTATTTGACGCAAAAAGCCTGGAACGCATCGAAACACTCTCCTGTGGAGACTTTCCCATCAGGGCCAAATTCTCTCCCAATGGAAGGTATTTCGTGGTCAGCAATGCACAATCCGGAGATGTAGCCATCTTCCA
Coding sequences within:
- a CDS encoding beta-propeller fold lactonase family protein codes for the protein MKIIRITGNLRSFFALLALTSIFLLGSSLHMYGQSGTIVVGNKSGNTVSFIDRSTGKTITTLPTGVQPHEVEVSGGGRWAVVANYGDRENPGNTLSVYNVKQASQARTIELGKNTRPHGLDWIPGTSKILVTTEGSKKLLVVDVKEGEILKALDTRREISHMVAVTPDGQRAFVSSIRSGDVTVFSLPRGERLAQLYSGKGAEGLAVSPDGKEVWVTNRADNTLAVFDAKSLERIETLSCGDFPIRAKFSPNGRYFVVSNAQSGDVAIFHANNKKLIKKIQMRPPVPEDKDPQRYFSEFEGTSVPIGVVVPDNRTAYISNTRSDVVTVIDLGKLTIRGHYEAGKEPDGINFSPLLPE